AGTTCCTGGAGATCTCCTTGGGTTTGCCACGCCCCTTCAATGGTGGAATTCCAGGAGCTCTTAGATTTTACTACTGAGGTCCCCTAAATGCATCCCACTTCTGACTGCATGGCCAGGTGCTTAATTTAATATCCCTGtcacaatgggtctgaatgaaacacctgaattcaatgattgagAGGTGCGTCCCAATACTTATGCCCATATAGTGTATATTGTGGCACGGGTACCAGACATGGTGTGCAGCCAACTAATGAGGTATGCAAAAAGTGCAGGAAAGCACAAAAATACTCACAAttcacacacactgcccactgTGTTGGCCACCCTGACTACTTACATGCTGCAGAGTGGGCCCACACATACTCATTATTTACAAACAGGTAACCTTGAACACCACACATGACATTACCGTACACACAATAATGACACAATACATAAGTAACCCCactatttacattatttacacAAAGAATCAGTCCAGTATGCTGCCGTGTCGCATGACGGGTATTCACAACACTAccgtattatccatccatccatttcccaaaccgcttatcctactgggtcgcggggggtccggagcctatcccggaagcaatgggcacgaggcagggaacaacccaggatgggggggcagcccatcgcagggcacactcacacaccattcacacacacatgcacacctacaggcaatttagcaactccaattagtctcagcatgtttttggactgtggggggaaactggagtacccagaggaaaccccacgatgacatggggagaacatgcaaactccacacacgtgacccaggcggagactcaaacccgggtcccagaggtgtgaggcaacagtgctaaccactgcaccaccatgccgcccccatattatattatattatattatattatgtaaATGATTACTTGATGAATAGTCTGATTATTTGGTAGATTATTCAACTATTGATATAATCGATGGTGATAGCCCTAGTATTTCCTAGTTAAAAAATGTTGAAATGTGTTGTCTTGTAGCAACAATGAAGGCCACACACTAAACCAAAAGGAAGCGCGCAGAAATAGCTAGAAATCAAGCTGTAAAAATTTGGGCAAATGAGTCTAGAGGAAGAATAGCAGTTCAGGTAGTCTGTAGGTGCAGTGTACTATAGAGGAAGAATAGCAGTCCAGGCAGTCTGTAGGTGCAGTGTACTATAGAGGAAGAATAGCAGTCCAGGCAGTCTGTAGGTGCAGTGTACTATAGAGGAAGAATAGCAGTCCAGGCAGTCTGTAGGTGCAGTGTACTATAGAGGAAGAATAGCAGTCCAGGCAGTCTGTAGGTGCAGTGTACTATAGAGGAAGAATAGCAGTCCAGGCAGTCTGTAGGTGCAGTGTACTATAGAGGAAGAATAGCAGTCCAGGCAGTCTGTAGGTGCAGTGTACTATAGAGGAAGAATAGCAGTCCAGGCAGTCTGTAGGTGCAGTGTACTATAGAGGAAGAATAGCAGTCCAGGCAGTCTGTAGGTGCAGTGTACTATAGAGGAAGAATAGCAGTCCAGGCAGTCTGTAGGTGCAGTGTACTATAGAGGAAGAATAGCAGTCCAGGCAGTCTTTTTGGCCTATGTCATCAACTAACAGCTAACCCTAAAAGTTTATCTTACTttttttatactactttaaaccACTTTACTGTAAATTTATTCTGAATTTCTGAACACAATAAACTGCTATTATTTTTAAGATGTCAAAACAGTGTTAAAAGGTGGTGTTCTGCAATTTACTGTATTAATTTTCttatgtaaaatacaaattGAGCAATATGCGAAACTACAATTAACTTCCGTCTCGATACTTTTGCAGGGTGCTATCTATGTGTGCTGGTAGGTATGTACAACAACATGAGGAGATTTAGGCATTGTTTAATATTTCCACCGGTCTTCTatgtatccagtacagggtcacagtgatCTTGAGGActagatgccagtccatcacggagcAAATACAAACACAAATGCACATGTATGTACGCTGCCTATGGGAAACCCAGAGATGCTAGTTTATCCAAGTTAATGTCTTGGCTGGACCTACCAACTCCACAAATGAAGTAGAGTTCCAAGATTTAGACACCTGACAATAAGGTGAGACATTATTACCATTTTAATTGTCGTGTAAAAACAATATCGAAATATCAATACATATTAATTGTAATAAAAGATTTTtctattctgctgaggccatGCCAAACTATGTATAAGATATAAACAGATTTCACTATTATCTCTATCGATAACAGTGAAACTGGTTTAAAATTGGAGGGCTATACTGTATATTGATAGAAAATGTCAGTCTGCTAGTATATAGTGACCAAATGGTATATAGTGAGGTTAAGTCTATCATGTAAGGAAGGAGCTGACTGCAGAGTATCGCATTAGCTCTCTATGGTTAAAATCATACCCTGACTGCACAGACGACACAACTGATCCAATCTGCTCTGAAACGGTGACCCACAATACAACTCACACAAGTGCAAGGTCGTTAGGCGACAATTTCTGAAGTGTGTACAAGGTAACACAGTAAGGACCATTAGTAAGTATGTCTACCCCTTGGGGACTATAGTCCCTATAGTATTACGCTCTTTCATAATCATCTCTACGAAGTATTTTTGTAACTAAACACCATCCAAGCTGCTTAGACTTCATTGCGAAAATATTGCaaaacaaagaagaaaaaaaaacccaaaggtCAGCTATGTGATTGGGAAAATAGTTGTATTTATACCCAATGAATTACAAGGTATTATGACAATTTTAAAACAGTTGTGAATTCTGGATATCACATAAAAAGGCAATTACACTGCTTTACATAATACTGAACTTTATTGTAATTTAATACTGTACAAAGgagtaataaaaatattttcaaaCTTTATGCTTAAGAAAGTATACCATCTGGAAAACTGTTTTAGTCAGTGACCATTCTACAGAAGACCCTAAAGCCTTTATTTTAATAGCTTTGTTTTAACAGCATACTAATTCTGCAAGGATGACAGCAAACGCGACAAGATAAACATCCCGCTTTGAAACAAACCAGAAGCAGCGactgctgtttattttgtatgTGCATGTTTGCAAAAGTCCAAAATGTTTTTTCACTCCACCACCTAGAAATAAGGGTTTTGTTGAATGATTTTGATCAATTATGTCCAACAATACATGTCTTTAATTTTGTTCAGTTACATTTAATGCACTTATTCAGATCCCCCCCTCCCATGGTTGTCTTAAAGTCTTGGaacaataaaatgaaatttCATTCTAATATCCAGAGTACCTATAACCCAACAAAGTCAATTTACCAATAAAGGCAGCAGGTCTTTGTTCTTCAACTCGAAGAGAAATGTTTTGCCTCTGATGATCTAATTTGACTATAGAGCCAACATATTTATCAATGAGTCTGTAAATACAATGTATGAAGGCAGTTACCAAAACACCGCACTTCAAAAGAAATATTCCGCTTTCCATTCCTCCATTGAATAATATTTTCTCTTACATGATTGGTAGAATCAGTTAGTCATTTTCAGTTCAGATGCAGGCCTTGTTCCAAATTTTGTCTGTACGTCGTGCATTTCTGCCATCGCACCCTCGCTGAAATCAGGTGTGATCGAccaagtcagactttagtatcaataacaaaaataacacTGCAGGACAAAAACGCCATCGATGCAGTGGCACTCACACTGGCCGCCACCAAATATCACTGTGCTACACATTCAAATCTACTACATCTGTAAAGGACATATATGCTGCCATTTCCTACAGCCCATCCAATACTCATAGTACTTATCATTTCAGACGATGTAGCTTTGCTCATTTAAAACAGGACACATTTCTCATTGCATGATCTGAGTACCTCCACATATCAACTTTtctaagataaaaaaaaaatgaaccatTATAATACTGCATTTTCAGATCTAACAAGGAAGGTTTAAAGTTTGCATCACTGTCTGTGTCTTCACTCCACCCTTAGTAGGCAGAGcagcaaaaaaagacaaaaagtaCGGGCTACACAATAAAAGAAGCCcttttaacaaaaaacaggaaatcTAACACCTTTCTGTTACAGCAAATCATCGCTCGTAATGTGCTGCTTCACACTGCTCGCATGCAATGCTGAGAGAGCGTGAGGGAATCCCCATGGCTTCCTGACACTACCCGACCAAAACAGGCCAATCAAAGCTGTTCAGGCTAGTGCTCACATCCTCTTGAATATGCACTAATGAAGAGCCGGAAGCAGCTGGTACTCAAATAACGGAAAGTTAAACATAACCTTTGCAGTGACAAAGTAAAAAGTCCTACAGCTCACCTTCCAGGCAGTTGCGTGCCATGTTTGAAGTACCAGATTACTTTTGACATGACATGGACTGAATGAGACACCTTTTCCCCAAATTTAAGACAAAATATTCTAATCAGTTGCTACACTTAGTACCTGAATTCATAccaaattaaaaacaaagagAGACAGTATATTCCTTTGCATACTGAAATTGTGGGCCTGCAAAGTCGCAGTGTGTAGATGGAAACTGTACAGGGACTGGCACATAGACGACCACAGGACGTGACGTTCACCCATCCGTCATTTAATCCTTGGAATCCGACTCTACCCACAGTTGCACTTTCATCCATTTAATGTTTAACAAGCTGCAGAATCCGATAACGGCTCACGAAATCACATTGCTGTGAGGGTGAAAAGGTAACAGAACTGTTAGCCGGGTTTGTGGAAGGTGGAGAACTGGCTGCTTGTGGTCTCTAAACTGCAAACATTAAACCAGTTTCATCTGCCTAATAGAAGTAACCAAAAGCGTGCAACATAAATGTATCCTGTACCTTAACACAAGCTGTCCATGCAATTCTGCAGATTTGGTCCACCCAAACCTACATCAAATCCAGTACAGAACAAATCTTCTACAGATCTAATGTGGAACACAGTCAACTGCAAACATTATGCTCTATTGCTTGAATGAAAAAGTGAATTAAAATGAAGAAATATTAAAAAAGCAGCCCACAGTCATCACCACCCATCCTATAAAATTCACAGCGTCCCTGCATTCTCGAGAAGAAAAATTAAAAGAACCTAATATGCTTTGAGAGTCTACCTAGTTGCACAAGGCCAGTGTTTCCGAAAGCGTGTGAGGCCTTGGGGCAAAGCCTAAACCAAGCCTGTGCTTCTCACTATGCTACCTGGAGCCAGGAGACACGATGGGGGTCTCAGAGACTAGATCCCCTTGGCAGGCCAGCTGTGCTGTCACACAGAGAGCACTCCCCCAGGCGGGAACCAGCACCACTGACGTATCAGTACCTGGTTTTTAAGTACCAAATAAGCTCAGGAACATGCCTTGCCTTGCAGTGCTACATACAGCTTTAGAACTAcacttaaaagaaaaaaaaaagaaaaacatttcactGGGAATGGTTCCTGAAACAAAAATGCAACTACACCTAATCAGTTAATATTTTTCCCCACTATGAAGCACTAGTTTTCCTTAAACATTACAAAGAGTGGTGTAGCGACGCCCAGACTAACATGACCAGGTACTTCGGGTGAAGGGTACATTGAAAAACGCAGAATAAATACAAGCTCCGCCATCAGCAAGAAGGGCCTTTGCGAAGTGACTCTCAAACACGCATtattgagcccccccccccccaaaaaaaatgcactggtTAGCCAAACGCAGTCCAAGAGCTAGTCAGTTTCTGCTCCATCTTCCATTACATGGCTTTGTCACTTTAAAGGGCACACCACCTTATCCATGAATAATCATGAACACTGCAGGGATATGGATTACACTGCAAATACATCACCATCCATCACCATCTCTGCCCATTCAGGCTGTGTGTCCAGGGGCTCCAGCCTGCTCATCTGCACACACTGCtctagaaacccccccccccccccgctttcaCGGAACCTATACACCATGCTTCCTGGTTTCAGCTAGTGTGCGGAAGCTTTGACAGTTTAAACGTTAATGGCGACTCGAAGACCCTGCGGACTCTACATTCCTTAACGCCTATTATAGCCCATTATAGCATCTACTGTTACCACTGGTATGAAGGTATAACATTGCAGGATTTTCTTAAAGCAGGCCTCCCTAAATACAACACACATTTCAGCTAATGTTCTTTAAACAAATCATTCTTGGTGATCAATACTGTGGCACTGTAGAGGGCTTCAGGTCAGGGCATTTATTATTAAAAGCAACAAAACGAAGGTCTGATCTGAGCAAAAAGCTGGGACCTTTACTAAGAAACCAGTCGAGTCGCCCCTTTCTGACTCTGCTAAATTCATCTGACCCGTAACACGTCCCTTAACTCAACAGAAAGTACCTGCCACCTAGCACTGCTAAGGCCAAgtgaattttttatatattttttttaaaccctgTATCATATTGTGAAGCCACACTTCACACGAAACCCAGAGTTGCTCAGCTGCCCACACACACAAGAGATACACAGGGACTGTCGGTAGGCCAACTGAAGCTTAAGGTCCTCAAGAGGGAACCGCTGAAGTAGAGAAGGTCAACAGAGCCACGGACGGAGCTCCTTGGTGGGACGACCACGAAAGGAAGACATTCTACATCGATTGTCACCAAGTTTCACATTTAGAAGAAACGGTATCCCAGCTTACTCTATGCAGACTGAGCAAGCAAACGGAAGCGTCCATCCTCAGTACCTCAAAGGGCGTCAAGCTCTTTCTCAGAAGTAGCTCAAATGTCAACAAACAAAAGAGAAACCTTTAATTTGGACGAGCCACACCATATTGCCACTGCCATCTAGCGTCACTTTCTGCCACACTTGAACTTCATTCACTAGAGCTTTGGGAAAAAGAGCCTCGCACTGAGGTTGAGCAATTCCTGATGTCACAGGCCCTTCAGAGTCGCAGAGAAACATGGAACGCCCTTGGCTGCAATCCACAGATTCCACAGAGCAGAGCTGGACAACCGCACCAGGGAGGGAGATCATTTCTGCCAAAAATCAGTACTTGTTAATCCCAAAGATTCGGACCCCATGCAGCTGAGGAAGTTTGGGAATGAGCACAGTGAGCAGGGAGACGGTGTTGATGACAAAGTGGACGCGGTCATACTTTGTGTAGAAGCTTGTAAGAAAGTACCTGGACCAGAAAAACAAGAAGAAAGACGGAGAGGATGTTAATGCACAGAATGCACAGaactgcatgctgggaaaaaaagTTCATTCTATTAAATCAGCTACTATACTTCAGTGAACCACATGGGGTCagcaaatgtacaagcctacaaaaacaggataaaattaaattccAAGAGCCTAAATTTAGCATGTGACACTTATTGCAGATGTTTCCTCGATAGCTTTAGTGTGGGGTTTTAAGAGAAGAATTTTTAAAGCATCATTGAGGTCGCTGTGTGTAGGGAAAATGTTTACGGAGCCATCTTCTGTATGAGACAGCAACAAAAATGTTGATCTCAGTGTTTCCAACTAGAGCCACTGCAGGTGCCTCAGGAAAACAGCCATCTGAGACATGTAGCGAATGCTATAAGGGTGTAAGGAAAAGGACCACATCGACATGAAGGACACAGCCCTCCCAGGTCAGAGATCAGACTCAGAGCAGcagcagtgtgcagtgtgcagtgtgccaCAGCTGCCTCCCAATCAGACCCGTCTGTTGTAATTTGAACGTTCCTCAAGGACAGACAGAGACTTTGGGAAAATTTATCAGCCTGGCACAGGACAACGGATGCACTGGAGGACAAGGAGAGACCCAACTCCCGGACACAGAGGATGACGGGGGGGGCAAATACTTACAGTACGATTGGCGTGATGGTGAGGAACTTGCGCGAGGCAGTAAACTGCACGCCGTAGTCCATCTGCTCCCAGTGCGTGAGAAGGCGAGCTTTGCCCTGGTCTGGGGTCTCAAAGGGGGTGCCTTTCACCGTATGCAGGAAGATGTACATGCACTGCAGCAGACAACAAACTCATTTAAAGGGAACATCTATGAAGATGATGCTCCTGTGCTGCTGAAAAGAGTTAAACTCCTGGTTTCTGGAAGGCTGAAAGCAGAGAAACCTTAAGCGAAAGGTAATACAGGATGCgaagggagtggggggggtcTCGGGAAGCAGCTAAGGTTACCTCAGCCCGACGTGCCCCAGATTTTAGGAAATTTACTAGTGGTCCAGGTGAGGGTAAATAATCGACTTGTGATTCGATAAGGTAGCAGGTATTTCCAGTCTGCATTTTGTTTTAACCTGTTTTATGCTGGGGGCAGGATGTGGCtccgtgggctaagcctgtgtgcctgtaatcagaaggtcgcaggttcaaacccagcctcagcctgcaggcccttaacccccagctccctgggcgccgctacaggtggcagcccttcgcaaaaaaaaacaacttactctatgaaaaaagtgcaagttgagggaggcataaagacaatttccctacggggatcaataaagtatcaattattatttatatgtgTTAAGGTGGAGTAGTGGCTCTCAGGCTAGGGATCAGTGCCAgtaactggaaggttgctggttcaaatcctgtcaaTGTCCAGAGTGATTGTACTCCATTGGGCCCTCGACTGCAATCTACTTAACCTGCAATTgattcatcctgggtatgacgttaatctacatatagccctataaggaggtgcTCCACCTTACAGGGAATAACTTG
The sequence above is a segment of the Brienomyrus brachyistius isolate T26 chromosome 5, BBRACH_0.4, whole genome shotgun sequence genome. Coding sequences within it:
- the ormdl3 gene encoding ORM1-like protein 3, coding for MNVGTAHSEVNPNTRVMNSRGIWLSYVLGIGLLHVVLLSIPFVSVPVVWTLTNIIHNMCMYIFLHTVKGTPFETPDQGKARLLTHWEQMDYGVQFTASRKFLTITPIVLYFLTSFYTKYDRVHFVINTVSLLTVLIPKLPQLHGVRIFGINKY